One window of the Bremerella alba genome contains the following:
- a CDS encoding GspE/PulE family protein — translation MAGTLGNFADILIRRGLVGPDQLREAETMADAQGIAVPEALIRSGYVGANDVMKAVAEEHGLEFIDLDEVRIPMSAVELVPESVARENVVMPMAEDDGALKVIIADPLDLGTIDKLRFILNRKVEIALAPRENILESINRYYGQQEGESADTMLQEFTDTAIDFTDTMEQDTMTMAGDETIDETSAPVVRLVQLMINEAVQLRASDIHVEPFEDRVRIRYRIDGRLIERDSPPRRMLGAILSRLKILGSIDIAERRRCQDGRIKADVGTKTIDLRVSVIPTNHGQSIVMRILDKDSIKVGVRQLGLSDANFIKFNNLIKRPNGIVLVTGPTGSGKTTTLYAALNELNRPDTKIITAEDPVEYYLPGINQTQVRHSIGLDFAKIIKAMLRQAPNIILVGEMRDSETASMGIQASLTGHLVFSTLHTNDAPGAITRLIDMGVPSYLVSSTIIGVLAQRLVRVICEKCKGPIKPSQESLDAAGITPEMAEGATFMKGRGCGNCQRSGYKGRMGIFELMPMNARLRELAFQGAATQDIRKAAVASGMATLFDDGVRKAMLGKTSLEEVFRVAKVVEK, via the coding sequence TTGGCTGGAACCCTGGGAAATTTTGCGGACATTCTGATTCGACGTGGCCTCGTTGGTCCCGACCAATTGCGCGAGGCCGAAACCATGGCCGATGCTCAGGGAATCGCGGTTCCCGAGGCACTGATTCGTTCCGGCTACGTCGGTGCGAACGACGTGATGAAGGCCGTTGCGGAAGAACACGGTCTTGAGTTTATTGACCTAGACGAAGTCCGGATCCCGATGTCAGCGGTAGAATTAGTGCCTGAATCGGTCGCACGTGAAAACGTGGTGATGCCGATGGCCGAGGACGATGGTGCCTTAAAGGTCATTATCGCCGACCCGCTCGATTTGGGGACAATCGATAAACTTCGATTTATCCTAAACCGGAAGGTCGAAATCGCTCTGGCACCTCGCGAGAACATTCTCGAGTCGATCAACCGCTATTACGGCCAACAGGAAGGTGAGTCTGCAGATACAATGCTGCAGGAATTCACCGATACGGCGATCGACTTCACCGACACCATGGAACAAGACACCATGACCATGGCCGGTGACGAGACTATCGACGAGACAAGCGCACCTGTGGTGCGGCTGGTCCAGTTGATGATCAACGAAGCGGTCCAACTCCGGGCATCCGACATCCACGTAGAGCCGTTTGAAGATCGCGTCCGCATTCGATATCGCATCGATGGTCGCTTAATTGAACGTGACAGCCCCCCCAGACGTATGCTCGGGGCGATCCTGTCTCGCCTCAAAATTCTAGGAAGCATCGACATCGCCGAGCGTCGCCGCTGCCAGGACGGACGAATCAAGGCAGACGTCGGAACGAAGACCATCGACCTTCGCGTGAGTGTCATCCCCACCAATCACGGTCAATCGATCGTGATGCGGATCCTGGATAAAGACAGCATCAAAGTGGGGGTTCGCCAGTTAGGCTTGTCGGACGCGAACTTCATCAAGTTCAACAATCTCATCAAGCGGCCCAATGGTATCGTGCTGGTGACCGGACCCACCGGTTCGGGGAAGACCACCACCCTCTACGCTGCTCTGAACGAGCTGAACCGTCCCGACACAAAAATTATCACCGCCGAAGATCCTGTCGAGTATTACCTGCCTGGGATTAATCAGACCCAGGTGCGTCACTCGATTGGGCTCGATTTCGCGAAGATTATTAAGGCCATGCTGCGTCAAGCGCCTAATATTATCCTCGTCGGTGAAATGCGCGATAGTGAAACAGCTTCTATGGGGATTCAAGCCTCACTTACTGGACACTTGGTTTTCAGCACTCTACACACGAACGATGCGCCCGGTGCTATTACACGTTTGATTGACATGGGTGTTCCCTCGTACTTGGTTTCTAGTACAATTATTGGTGTGCTGGCACAGCGACTTGTCCGGGTGATTTGCGAGAAATGCAAGGGCCCGATCAAACCATCTCAGGAATCCCTGGATGCTGCTGGCATAACGCCGGAGATGGCCGAAGGAGCGACCTTCATGAAGGGTCGAGGATGCGGTAATTGCCAGCGTAGCGGTTACAAGGGACGCATGGGTATTTTTGAGTTAATGCCTATGAATGCACGACTTAGAGAGCTGGCGTTCCAAGGAGCCGCGACCCAAGATATCCGCAAGGCCGCCGTCGCCAGTGGCATGGCTACCCTGTTCGATGACGGGGTCAGAAAGGCTATGCTCGGCAAGACATCATTAGAAGAAGTCTTCCGTGTGGCCAAGGTTGTCGAGAAGTAG
- a CDS encoding prepilin-type N-terminal cleavage/methylation domain-containing protein, with protein MTSRPRACHRGFTLVELLVVITIIGILAGLALVGIQSAVRAAQNAAMKIEVSQIAQALDLYKQQYGSYPPDGNTIALPTVAARENAFNNHLRKKFGQRNKATDLFDPSTTAGQTYISDFAAATGMIRDGAGAANAYTIEALDPTETYVLFLMGFSPDIENPITGTGDRTPLFEFDQTRLTDEDDDGWWSFHPSYSEAEYVYFNSKTYEDSAGNVAEVDFTDPLIDGMAEGTARPYGTINANGAFAWAEDGKFQLLCAGLDGDFGTYNDPDEMKMYWSGTAESVAPASIAYTLEDFDNIVNFGEASTLESDTDL; from the coding sequence ATGACATCCCGTCCACGCGCATGCCATCGTGGCTTTACCCTCGTCGAATTGCTGGTGGTCATCACCATCATCGGCATTTTGGCCGGTCTTGCCCTCGTCGGTATTCAATCTGCCGTTCGCGCCGCTCAAAATGCGGCCATGAAGATCGAAGTCTCTCAGATCGCCCAGGCACTTGATCTGTACAAACAGCAATACGGATCTTATCCGCCTGACGGCAACACCATTGCCTTGCCAACGGTTGCGGCTCGCGAGAATGCGTTCAACAACCATCTTCGCAAGAAGTTTGGGCAGCGAAACAAAGCGACCGATCTCTTCGATCCCAGCACCACCGCGGGGCAAACCTACATCAGCGATTTTGCAGCTGCTACCGGTATGATCCGTGACGGGGCCGGGGCCGCAAACGCTTACACCATTGAAGCGTTGGACCCAACCGAGACCTACGTATTGTTCCTGATGGGTTTCAGCCCTGACATCGAAAACCCGATCACCGGCACCGGCGACCGCACGCCCCTGTTTGAATTCGACCAGACGCGTCTGACCGACGAAGACGACGACGGCTGGTGGTCGTTCCACCCCAGCTACTCCGAAGCGGAATACGTCTACTTCAACTCCAAGACCTATGAGGACAGCGCGGGCAACGTGGCAGAAGTCGACTTTACCGATCCGCTAATCGACGGTATGGCCGAAGGAACTGCCCGTCCTTACGGCACGATCAACGCCAATGGCGCTTTTGCTTGGGCAGAAGACGGCAAGTTTCAACTGCTATGTGCCGGCTTAGATGGCGACTTCGGCACCTACAACGACCCCGACGAAATGAAGATGTACTGGTCCGGCACTGCTGAAAGTGTTGCCCCGGCCAGTATCGCCTACACGCTGGAAGACTTCGACAACATCGTGAACTTCGGCGAGGCTTCCACGCTTGAGAGCGACACCGACCTGTAA
- a CDS encoding type II secretion system F family protein yields the protein MPTYQFEAMDAQGQEIRDVIEAPTEDDAQATIRQMGYFVTRINEKKSREKKAQGKKTNRGFAIGGVSHRQLTTFTRQLAILQNAGLPILRSLKILEQQAKPGRLKNSLMDVCEDIESGAGLSEAMAKCPKCFNRLYVNMIRAGEAGGALEVILMRLADFMERDADLRRKVQGAMIYPCVVITVAVGILTFIMIKIVPTFRQIFEEFELDLPAPTELLITISNGVVNYWYCIPLIPVAVFLFVKLLRKFKHGRMGWDLFFLNIPIFGGLVEKNVLARTTRTLGTLISSGVPILECLNIARDTSGNAMFERMYHNVSESVKEGESIFKPMEENCRAPFHPIALFLWVVFPVAPFASFFFIPAMQPFAWQAVGVAGAIGAGWYFLTLRRRMVELFVTNMIDVGEETGELDTMLYKVADTYDEDVSVLTDSLTKIMEPLLIVFLGFSVGFIVVALFLPLVDLIQNLS from the coding sequence ATGCCAACCTATCAATTTGAAGCGATGGACGCTCAAGGTCAGGAGATCCGCGACGTCATCGAGGCCCCGACCGAAGACGATGCCCAGGCTACCATTCGGCAGATGGGCTACTTCGTTACTCGGATTAACGAAAAGAAGTCGCGGGAAAAGAAAGCTCAGGGTAAAAAAACCAATCGGGGCTTCGCCATCGGCGGCGTCAGCCATCGACAACTCACCACGTTCACGCGGCAGTTGGCCATTCTGCAGAACGCGGGTCTGCCGATTCTGCGAAGTCTCAAAATTCTCGAACAACAGGCCAAACCAGGCCGACTCAAAAACAGCTTGATGGATGTCTGCGAAGACATCGAATCGGGGGCCGGCCTGTCCGAGGCCATGGCCAAATGCCCTAAGTGCTTCAACCGCTTGTACGTGAATATGATTCGTGCTGGTGAAGCGGGCGGTGCGTTGGAAGTCATTCTGATGCGTCTAGCCGACTTCATGGAACGCGACGCCGACCTTCGCCGCAAGGTGCAAGGGGCGATGATCTATCCGTGCGTGGTGATCACCGTGGCCGTCGGTATCTTGACGTTTATCATGATCAAGATCGTGCCGACGTTCCGTCAGATCTTCGAAGAATTCGAGCTCGATTTGCCCGCCCCAACCGAGTTGCTGATCACCATCAGTAACGGGGTGGTCAATTACTGGTACTGTATCCCGCTGATTCCGGTGGCCGTGTTCCTGTTCGTGAAGCTGCTTCGCAAATTTAAACATGGCCGTATGGGCTGGGACTTGTTCTTCCTGAACATTCCCATCTTTGGCGGCCTGGTCGAGAAGAACGTCCTTGCCCGTACCACGCGAACACTGGGCACACTGATTTCCTCCGGTGTTCCCATTCTGGAATGCCTGAACATTGCCCGCGATACGAGCGGCAACGCGATGTTCGAGCGTATGTATCACAACGTTTCAGAATCGGTCAAAGAGGGTGAATCGATCTTCAAGCCAATGGAAGAGAACTGTCGGGCTCCCTTCCATCCGATCGCGCTTTTCCTATGGGTTGTCTTTCCGGTGGCCCCTTTTGCGTCATTCTTCTTCATTCCTGCGATGCAGCCGTTTGCTTGGCAGGCAGTCGGCGTGGCCGGTGCCATTGGTGCCGGTTGGTACTTCCTGACACTGCGGCGACGAATGGTCGAACTGTTTGTGACCAACATGATCGACGTGGGGGAAGAGACGGGTGAACTCGACACCATGTTGTACAAGGTGGCCGACACCTACGACGAAGACGTCTCGGTGCTCACCGATTCACTCACCAAGATCATGGAACCGTTGCTGATCGTGTTCCTCGGCTTTTCAGTCGGGTTCATTGTGGTCGCACTGTTCCTTCCGCTGGTCGACTTGATTCAGAACCTGAGTTAA
- a CDS encoding GspE/PulE family protein, which produces MAVRRLGQILVDLGFISDEQLVLLLEEQEAQAEHQPLGKIAEDMNLITDDQLAQALAEQLHMQVISLDDVSIAPDLLRRITEPMAQLYKVIPVSYEEDHNQLTVATCEPQNLSTQDELRQFLGYDVKTVVATERDIQKTLDRYYSEDSESFEGLVRDLEGDNDLAKAAAALEGDGPIDITDAEALADSAPVRKLLNMVLLMAIKDHASDIHFEPFEEEFRIRIKADGVLFEMVPPPRHLAFAITTRIKVMANLDIAERRMPQDGRIELTVGGHPVDLRVSVLPTMFGESVVMRLLDRSVVSLNIEKVGMGDATLKEFRQVMHKPNGIVLVTGPTGSGKTTTLYSALSELNSVNEKLITTEDPVEYDIEGIIQIPIDADIGNTFAICLRAILRQDPDVILVGEIRDLETGEIAIQASLTGHLVFSTLHTNDAPSTITRLKDMGIPTFMISATVEAILAQRLVRRVCSQCRQEHEPSKDALFLLELKEEELAGRKFFKGAGCENCNGTGYKGRIGIFELMIMNDDIRSMIMQNTSTDELREEARKFGMTPLRDAGLQLAFDGLTTLDEVLRETVVD; this is translated from the coding sequence ATGGCAGTTCGCCGACTTGGACAGATTCTGGTTGACCTTGGCTTCATCAGCGACGAGCAACTCGTACTGCTGCTAGAAGAGCAAGAAGCCCAGGCCGAACATCAGCCCCTTGGCAAGATCGCCGAGGATATGAATCTGATTACCGACGACCAATTGGCCCAAGCCTTGGCTGAACAGCTGCACATGCAGGTTATCAGCCTGGACGATGTTTCGATTGCCCCAGATTTGCTTCGTCGTATCACTGAACCGATGGCCCAACTGTATAAGGTCATCCCGGTTTCGTACGAGGAAGACCACAACCAGCTGACAGTCGCAACTTGTGAACCACAGAACCTGTCGACCCAAGACGAGCTGCGGCAGTTTTTGGGTTACGATGTCAAAACGGTCGTCGCCACGGAACGCGACATCCAGAAAACACTCGATCGTTACTACTCGGAAGATTCCGAGAGCTTCGAAGGACTTGTCCGCGACTTAGAAGGCGACAACGACCTTGCCAAAGCGGCCGCTGCCCTGGAAGGGGACGGCCCGATCGATATTACCGACGCGGAAGCTCTCGCCGATAGTGCCCCAGTTCGCAAGCTGCTGAACATGGTGCTGTTGATGGCGATTAAAGACCACGCGAGCGATATCCACTTCGAGCCCTTTGAAGAAGAATTTCGCATCCGCATCAAAGCGGATGGGGTCCTCTTTGAAATGGTTCCCCCGCCGCGTCACTTGGCTTTCGCGATTACCACGCGTATCAAAGTGATGGCAAACCTTGACATCGCCGAGCGTCGCATGCCGCAGGATGGTCGCATCGAACTGACCGTGGGTGGTCACCCGGTCGACCTTCGCGTGAGTGTGCTGCCAACCATGTTTGGCGAGAGCGTCGTGATGCGGCTGTTAGACCGCAGCGTGGTTTCGCTCAACATTGAAAAAGTGGGCATGGGGGACGCAACCCTCAAGGAATTCCGTCAGGTCATGCATAAGCCTAACGGGATTGTGCTGGTGACCGGGCCCACCGGTTCCGGCAAGACAACCACACTATACTCGGCGCTCAGCGAACTGAACTCTGTCAACGAGAAGTTGATCACGACGGAAGACCCCGTCGAGTACGACATCGAAGGTATCATTCAGATTCCCATCGACGCAGATATCGGCAACACATTTGCCATCTGCTTGCGAGCCATTTTGCGACAAGACCCCGACGTAATTCTGGTGGGTGAGATCCGCGACCTGGAGACCGGCGAAATCGCGATTCAGGCCTCCCTCACGGGGCACTTGGTGTTCAGCACATTGCACACCAACGACGCCCCGTCCACCATCACGCGTCTCAAGGACATGGGAATTCCCACGTTCATGATCTCGGCGACCGTCGAAGCCATTTTGGCTCAGCGTTTGGTGCGCCGCGTTTGTAGCCAATGCCGCCAAGAACACGAGCCTTCCAAAGATGCCCTCTTCCTCTTGGAATTGAAAGAGGAAGAGTTAGCAGGCCGCAAGTTCTTCAAAGGGGCTGGCTGCGAAAACTGCAACGGAACCGGATACAAAGGCCGTATTGGCATTTTTGAATTGATGATCATGAACGATGACATTCGCTCGATGATCATGCAAAACACGTCGACGGACGAGTTGCGAGAGGAAGCCCGGAAGTTTGGCATGACGCCGCTGCGTGATGCCGGTTTACAACTTGCATTTGATGGGCTAACCACCCTCGATGAAGTGCTTCGCGAAACGGTCGTCGACTAA
- a CDS encoding type IV pilus twitching motility protein PilT — MATILIDKLLQAAIKQGASDIHITVGQPPVFRLHGRMRQLDTKSLEPDDTVSLMKSITPERCQRELQESGGSDFGFAFSDLARFRVSIFRQRGNISMVLRQIPNDMLTPEQLGLPAKVLELCHRPRGMFLVTGPTGSGKSTTLASVINHLNETIDHHIITIEDPIEFYHYHKKSTVNQREIGVDVPSFSEAIRRALRQDPDVILVGEMRDLETIEAAISAAETGHVVFGTLHTNSAAGTVDRIIDVFPSGQQDQIRTQLGSALLGVLAQTLCPKIGGGRCAAYELLNVTSGISNLIRENKTFRIPSMIQTGSKHGMILMDDSLFNHWRADRITMEDALAKAQNPNDLAKRIADARRGNVDDQEGAA; from the coding sequence ATGGCCACGATTCTTATTGACAAGTTGCTGCAGGCCGCGATTAAGCAGGGCGCAAGCGATATTCATATCACGGTGGGTCAGCCACCTGTGTTTCGTTTGCACGGTCGTATGCGACAGCTTGATACGAAATCGCTCGAGCCAGACGATACCGTCTCGTTGATGAAAAGTATCACGCCAGAACGCTGTCAGCGGGAACTTCAGGAATCAGGTGGTTCCGACTTTGGTTTTGCCTTTTCCGACTTGGCTCGTTTCCGGGTGTCGATTTTCCGACAACGTGGGAACATCTCGATGGTGTTGCGTCAGATTCCCAATGACATGCTCACCCCCGAGCAGTTGGGGCTGCCAGCGAAAGTGCTTGAGCTTTGCCATCGACCGCGTGGCATGTTCCTGGTCACCGGGCCGACGGGTTCTGGTAAGTCGACCACGCTGGCTTCAGTGATCAATCACCTTAATGAAACGATTGACCACCATATCATCACAATTGAAGACCCGATCGAATTTTATCATTACCACAAGAAGTCGACCGTTAACCAGCGTGAAATCGGCGTTGACGTGCCGTCCTTCTCGGAAGCCATTCGCCGTGCGTTGCGTCAGGACCCTGACGTGATCCTGGTGGGCGAAATGCGTGACTTAGAGACAATTGAAGCAGCTATCTCCGCGGCAGAAACGGGGCACGTGGTGTTTGGAACGCTGCATACCAACAGTGCCGCAGGTACCGTCGATCGTATCATCGACGTGTTCCCCTCTGGTCAGCAGGATCAGATTCGTACGCAGTTGGGTTCGGCACTTTTGGGCGTGCTTGCTCAAACTTTATGCCCCAAGATTGGCGGCGGTCGCTGTGCTGCTTACGAGCTACTCAACGTGACCTCAGGTATTTCCAACCTGATCCGTGAAAACAAAACATTCCGCATTCCATCGATGATTCAGACAGGCTCAAAGCACGGGATGATCCTCATGGACGACTCCCTGTTCAATCACTGGAGGGCCGATCGTATCACCATGGAAGACGCCCTGGCCAAAGCCCAAAATCCCAATGACCTGGCAAAACGTATCGCCGACGCCAGACGTGGAAATGTGGACGATCAAGAAGGTGCCGCATAA
- a CDS encoding tyrosine-type recombinase/integrase: MKVWQKQTVRYELNGKTVPKDTPKAKRVTILSKRFYGSLKTLSGKTRQVALCEDKDASITLLRRLQTQEDRDKAVGVDRHAKEQRRPIEDHLSGYEKHLRSKANTERYVVLTMGRIRRLLDAVKAKAINDLESSRIANTLSSWRNRKKKPVSVVTSNHYARAIKGFSRWLWIERRTPDDTLSPLRLLNADVDRKRVRRALTADEVKKLIETTEKSGKRLRGLIAKDRAMLYTLATYTGLRASELASLKVTSFDIENGTVTVEAGYSKRRRKDVLPLHASLIERLRPWLESKAKAQVRTLFVTDIHHAADMMRSDLKRANIDYVDASGRYADFHSLRHTFISSLAKNGVHPSKAKELARHSTITLTMDVYSHVETDELREAISVLPDLLS; this comes from the coding sequence ATGAAAGTCTGGCAAAAGCAAACGGTACGCTACGAACTCAACGGGAAGACTGTCCCTAAGGACACGCCGAAAGCAAAGCGGGTAACGATTCTCTCGAAACGCTTCTACGGTAGTCTCAAGACGCTAAGCGGGAAGACAAGGCAAGTCGCACTATGCGAAGACAAAGACGCTTCGATAACGCTTCTCCGTCGCCTTCAGACGCAAGAGGATAGAGATAAGGCGGTAGGCGTGGATCGACACGCCAAAGAGCAAAGACGACCGATTGAAGATCATCTAAGCGGATACGAAAAGCACTTGCGTTCTAAGGCCAATACGGAACGTTACGTCGTTCTAACGATGGGCCGTATTCGTCGCCTCTTGGATGCGGTTAAGGCGAAGGCGATAAACGATCTTGAATCAAGCCGCATTGCTAACACGCTATCGAGTTGGCGTAATCGCAAAAAGAAACCCGTCAGCGTAGTAACGTCGAACCATTATGCAAGAGCGATAAAGGGCTTCTCTCGTTGGCTATGGATTGAGCGTCGAACGCCAGACGATACGCTTTCGCCTCTGCGACTTCTAAACGCTGACGTGGATCGGAAGCGGGTACGGAGAGCGTTGACAGCCGACGAAGTTAAGAAGCTTATCGAAACAACGGAGAAGAGCGGTAAGCGTCTCCGTGGATTGATAGCGAAGGATAGAGCGATGCTTTACACGCTTGCCACTTACACGGGCTTGAGAGCGTCAGAGTTAGCGAGTCTCAAAGTTACTTCATTCGATATCGAGAACGGAACCGTTACTGTTGAAGCGGGATATAGCAAGCGAAGACGTAAAGACGTTCTCCCGCTCCATGCTTCACTTATTGAACGTCTTCGCCCTTGGTTAGAGAGCAAAGCGAAAGCGCAGGTAAGAACGTTGTTCGTTACAGACATTCATCACGCAGCCGATATGATGCGATCTGATTTGAAACGGGCGAATATCGACTACGTTGACGCAAGCGGGAGATACGCTGACTTTCACTCGCTACGCCATACGTTTATCTCTTCGTTGGCGAAGAACGGAGTTCATCCATCAAAAGCCAAAGAGCTTGCCCGACATTCGACTATCACGTTAACAATGGACGTTTACTCACACGTTGAGACGGATGAACTACGAGAGGCAATTAGCGTATTGCCCGATTTGCTCAGTTAG
- a CDS encoding outer membrane beta-barrel protein, which yields MGPTFSHGFLVLLTLSVMAGVAPVANAQESNSSEVSTLEEIEPLPQSILEAETIDVDSKHAYEQPVSTENWFGGKQGHGQFSHRFDLVHDHPDDPARHIGFGQPLAGMSWRNRPIHADVFAGAIMLQNLIPGEVEQEGSFFDGVRLGYDFDHYWGAEVRLGLAEGRLTYPANASFSGKSQLILLDYNVQFYPWGDSAWRPYATLGLGAAVFQYEDAIGRDRGQAQVSMPFGLGLKYFIHKRLALRFELLDNMTLGGTDASSSSNFSVTGGFEYRFGGSAPGYFR from the coding sequence ATGGGTCCTACGTTTAGTCATGGTTTCTTGGTGCTTCTGACGCTCAGCGTCATGGCTGGCGTTGCGCCTGTGGCAAACGCTCAGGAGTCGAACTCATCCGAAGTTTCAACGTTAGAAGAGATTGAGCCACTCCCCCAGTCGATTCTCGAAGCAGAGACGATCGACGTAGATTCAAAGCACGCCTATGAGCAGCCAGTCTCGACAGAGAACTGGTTCGGCGGAAAGCAGGGGCACGGTCAGTTCTCGCATCGCTTCGACCTGGTGCATGATCACCCGGACGACCCTGCCCGGCATATTGGTTTCGGGCAACCGCTGGCAGGTATGAGCTGGCGCAATCGCCCGATTCATGCGGATGTATTCGCTGGTGCGATCATGTTACAAAATCTCATTCCTGGTGAAGTCGAACAGGAAGGCTCGTTCTTCGATGGTGTGCGTTTAGGCTACGACTTCGATCACTACTGGGGAGCGGAGGTCCGATTAGGTTTGGCGGAAGGGCGTTTGACCTATCCAGCCAATGCCTCGTTCTCAGGAAAAAGCCAGCTGATTCTGCTCGACTATAACGTGCAGTTCTATCCGTGGGGTGACTCGGCCTGGCGACCTTACGCAACGCTTGGGCTTGGTGCCGCCGTGTTTCAATACGAAGACGCGATAGGACGAGATCGAGGTCAAGCTCAGGTATCAATGCCCTTTGGTTTGGGGCTAAAGTATTTCATTCATAAGCGGCTCGCTCTGCGATTCGAGTTGCTAGACAATATGACTCTTGGTGGCACCGACGCGAGTTCCTCAAGCAACTTCTCGGTCACCGGCGGGTTTGAATACCGCTTTGGCGGTAGTGCTCCTGGCTATTTCCGTTGA